A genome region from Conger conger chromosome 16, fConCon1.1, whole genome shotgun sequence includes the following:
- the socs7 gene encoding suppressor of cytokine signaling 7 isoform X1, translating into MNNAKDMSPDFVLMRLVSGAEDDRLDEENGNLSSSGGVMAGFGKAVLGHRGNNIKNGFELDLNNTTGPVRPSPSSLYSSQRDSGTLAPDSGVMVTRPPMPDPPPPVAQSFQHRAGRGARPQLMVFRNLLGDGDGILECGPEQPAVVQSNETDGQDSSPASVTTSGINNSINCGVDVQQQNHLSQRPPWNFHPRVKSDVIADGSEVDGGGDGGLCPRHRVTDPNDWPPLLSFGILNPRWACTAGEINSHIDDPVFDLARKFGDLGVDQASKILFKDGELPQCPCQTILASAAAGIAHGDDPAETSDALLVLEGLGTEEVDGLGINNCSAEELNDASCPAFALNGKEDMVQKMTEAFSSRTLTGLVKQAQRLASDGCSPAYRDPQVCCSRTEMLGPRPQLQPGANHTELLSGLSTPVGASPCGSAQDLQTTAQSRTATPKLLADRASMSLSSRSIQEEGEKATRVSRKSRKGSFKIRLGKLFRTKNTSVSMNVLDKRPSLASSTSSTGSLMDVWSSTAGDQDAGSSSQPSRTHSAFSPGPFSPVFTGETVSLVDVDISRRGVNSPHPPTPPPPPRRSLSLLDDIGGPQPGSFLVRVVGASLQSLPLPSLPSHSTIQHSLSLNDTFLRALPRPNPSQADAPPPSQSGPPPLLCPLTCPDASSFATSLRELEKCGWYWGPMNWEDAEMKLKGKPDGSFLVRDSSDPRYILSLSFRSQNITHHTRMEHYRGTFSLWCHPRFEDRCHSVVEFIERAIMHSKNGKFLYFLRSRVPGLPPTPVQLLYPVSRFSNIKSLQHLCRFRIRQLVRIDHIQELPLPKSLIDYLRKFYYYDPEEEMYLSIKEARRGMGVEPVVESQT; encoded by the exons ATGAATAACGCGAAAGATATGTCTCCCGATTTTGTATTGATGCGCTTGGTTTCTGGAGCTGAAGATGACCGCTTGGACGAGGAGAATGGGAATTTGTCGTCGAGCGGTGGAGTGATGGCTGGTTTCGGGAAAGCGGTCCTGGGTCATCGAGGCAACAACATCAAGAATGGATTTGAATTGGATCTAAATAACACAACAGGCCCAGTGCGCCCGAGTCCCTCCTCGCTGTATAGTTCACAGCGAGACAGCGGAACCCTAGCACCTGACAGTGGCGTGATGGTGACTCGACCCCCGATGCCTGATCCTCCGCCTCCAGTGGCCCAAAGCTTCCAGCACAGAGCGGGTAGGGGCGCACGGCCGCAGCTGATGGTCTTTCGGAACCTTCTCGGCGATGGGGACGGGATTTTAGAATGTGGACCGGAGCAACCTGCGGTAGTACAGAGCAACGAAACCGACGGACAAGATTCTAGCCCTGCCTCGGTTACGACAAGCGGTATCAATAACAGCATAAATTGTGGTGTTGATGTGCAACAGCAGAACCATCTTTCGCAGCGGCCACCGTGGAATTTTCATCCTCGGGTGAAATCGGACGTAATAGCGGACGGCAGTGAAGTGGACGGCGGCGGAGATGGAGGACTCTGCCCCCGGCATCGCGTCACGGACCCCAACGACTGGCCCCCGTTACTGAGTTTCGGCATTCTAAACCCGCGGTGGGCCTGCACGGCGGGGGAGATAAATTCCCACATTGATGATCCCGTCTTTGACTTGGCGAGAAAATTCGGAGATCTTGGGGTTGACCAGGCCTCCAAAATACTGTTCAAGGACGGGGAGCTGCCGCAATGCCCGTGTCAGACAATACTGGCGTCGGCAGCGGCGGGGATAGCTCACGGAGACGACCCGGCCGAGACCAGCGACGCTTTACTCGTGTTGGAGGGACTGGGTACCGAGGAGGTAGACGGTCTGGGCATTAACAATTGCTCGGCAGAGGAACTTAATGACGCATCTTGTCCGGCTTTCGCGTTGAACGGAAAAGAGGACATGGTGCAGAAAATGACAGAAGCCTTCTCCAGCAGAACTCTCACGGGGCTGGTGAAACAGGCGCAGAGACTGGCCAGCGATGGCTGCTCGCCCGCATACCGTGACCCGCAGGTGTGTTGCTCACGCACTGAAATGCTCGGCCCGAGACCCCAACTCCAACCGGGAGCAAACCACACCGAACTGCTCTCCGGATTATCTACTCCGGTCGGCGCCTCCCCGTGCGGATCAGCCCAGGATCTCCAAACCACTGCCCAGAGTAGGACCGCGACCCCGAAGCTACTGGCGGACAGAGCGTCCATGAGTCTGTCCAGCCGTAGCATCCAAGAAGAGGGTGAGAAGGCCACAAGAGTATCCAGAAAGTCTCGGAAAGGCTCTTTTAAAATTCGCTTGGGTAAACTCTTCAGAACTAAAAACACCAGCGTCTCAATGAACGTTCTTGACAAGAGACCATCCCTGGCATCGTCCACGTCCTCCACAGGTAGTCTGATGGACGTGTGGAGTTCGACTGCCGGGGACCAGGATGCGGGCAG CTCTTCCCAGCCCAGCAGGACCCACAGTGCCTTCTCCCCCGGCCCGTTCAGCCCCGTCTTCACTG GTGAGACTGTGTCCCTGGTGGACGTGGACATTTCTCGCAGAGGGGTGAACTCTCCGCACCCCCCCacgcctccaccccctccccgaCGGAGCCTCAGCCTGCTAG ATGACATTGGGGGGCCGCAGCCGGGGTCTTTCCTAGTGCGGGTGGTGGGGGCTTCACTGCAGTCTCTgcccctgccctccctcccctcccattCCACCATCCAGCACAGCCTCAGCCTCAATG aTACCTTCCTCCGGGCCCTCCCCCGCCCCAATCCGTCACAGGCGGATGCTCCGCCCCCCTCCCAGTCAGGcccgccccctctcctctgtcctctcacCTGCCCCGATGCCAGCAGCTTTGCCACCAgcctgagagagctggagaag tgcggCTGGTACTGGGGTCCTATGAACTGGGAGGATGCTGAGATGAAGCTGAAGGGGAAGCCAGACGGGTCCTTCCTGGTGCGGGACAGCTCCGACCCGCGGTACATCCTGAGCCTCAGCTTCAGATCCCAAAACATCACGCACCACACCCGCATGGAGCACTACCGAG GTACCTTCAGCCTATGGTGTCACCCGCGCTTTGAAGACCGCTGCCACTCGGTGGTGGAGTTTATAGAGCGTGCCATCATGCACTCCAAGAACGGCAAATTCCTCTATTTCCTGCGTTCCCGTGTGCCCG GCCTGCCTCCCACGCCGGTGCAGCTCCTGTATCCCGTGTCCCGCTTCAGCAACATCAAATCCCTGCAGCACCTGTGCCGCTTCCGCATCCGGCAGCTGGTCCGGATCGACCACATCCAGGAGCTCCCCCTGCCCAA ATCTCTGATCGACTACCTAAGGAAATTCTACTACTATGACCCTGAGGAGGAGATGTACCTGTCAATCAAGGAGGCCCGCAGAGGCATGGGGGTGGAGCCAGTGGTGGAGTCTCAAACGTAG
- the socs7 gene encoding suppressor of cytokine signaling 7 isoform X2, with protein MNNAKDMSPDFVLMRLVSGAEDDRLDEENGNLSSSGGVMAGFGKAVLGHRGNNIKNGFELDLNNTTGPVRPSPSSLYSSQRDSGTLAPDSGVMVTRPPMPDPPPPVAQSFQHRAGRGARPQLMVFRNLLGDGDGILECGPEQPAVVQSNETDGQDSSPASVTTSGINNSINCGVDVQQQNHLSQRPPWNFHPRVKSDVIADGSEVDGGGDGGLCPRHRVTDPNDWPPLLSFGILNPRWACTAGEINSHIDDPVFDLARKFGDLGVDQASKILFKDGELPQCPCQTILASAAAGIAHGDDPAETSDALLVLEGLGTEEVDGLGINNCSAEELNDASCPAFALNGKEDMVQKMTEAFSSRTLTGLVKQAQRLASDGCSPAYRDPQVCCSRTEMLGPRPQLQPGANHTELLSGLSTPVGASPCGSAQDLQTTAQSRTATPKLLADRASMSLSSRSIQEEGEKATRVSRKSRKGSFKIRLGKLFRTKNTSVSMNVLDKRPSLASSTSSTGSLMDVWSSTAGDQDAGSSSQPSRTHSAFSPGPFSPVFTGETVSLVDVDISRRGVNSPHPPTPPPPPRRSLSLLDTFLRALPRPNPSQADAPPPSQSGPPPLLCPLTCPDASSFATSLRELEKCGWYWGPMNWEDAEMKLKGKPDGSFLVRDSSDPRYILSLSFRSQNITHHTRMEHYRGTFSLWCHPRFEDRCHSVVEFIERAIMHSKNGKFLYFLRSRVPGLPPTPVQLLYPVSRFSNIKSLQHLCRFRIRQLVRIDHIQELPLPKSLIDYLRKFYYYDPEEEMYLSIKEARRGMGVEPVVESQT; from the exons ATGAATAACGCGAAAGATATGTCTCCCGATTTTGTATTGATGCGCTTGGTTTCTGGAGCTGAAGATGACCGCTTGGACGAGGAGAATGGGAATTTGTCGTCGAGCGGTGGAGTGATGGCTGGTTTCGGGAAAGCGGTCCTGGGTCATCGAGGCAACAACATCAAGAATGGATTTGAATTGGATCTAAATAACACAACAGGCCCAGTGCGCCCGAGTCCCTCCTCGCTGTATAGTTCACAGCGAGACAGCGGAACCCTAGCACCTGACAGTGGCGTGATGGTGACTCGACCCCCGATGCCTGATCCTCCGCCTCCAGTGGCCCAAAGCTTCCAGCACAGAGCGGGTAGGGGCGCACGGCCGCAGCTGATGGTCTTTCGGAACCTTCTCGGCGATGGGGACGGGATTTTAGAATGTGGACCGGAGCAACCTGCGGTAGTACAGAGCAACGAAACCGACGGACAAGATTCTAGCCCTGCCTCGGTTACGACAAGCGGTATCAATAACAGCATAAATTGTGGTGTTGATGTGCAACAGCAGAACCATCTTTCGCAGCGGCCACCGTGGAATTTTCATCCTCGGGTGAAATCGGACGTAATAGCGGACGGCAGTGAAGTGGACGGCGGCGGAGATGGAGGACTCTGCCCCCGGCATCGCGTCACGGACCCCAACGACTGGCCCCCGTTACTGAGTTTCGGCATTCTAAACCCGCGGTGGGCCTGCACGGCGGGGGAGATAAATTCCCACATTGATGATCCCGTCTTTGACTTGGCGAGAAAATTCGGAGATCTTGGGGTTGACCAGGCCTCCAAAATACTGTTCAAGGACGGGGAGCTGCCGCAATGCCCGTGTCAGACAATACTGGCGTCGGCAGCGGCGGGGATAGCTCACGGAGACGACCCGGCCGAGACCAGCGACGCTTTACTCGTGTTGGAGGGACTGGGTACCGAGGAGGTAGACGGTCTGGGCATTAACAATTGCTCGGCAGAGGAACTTAATGACGCATCTTGTCCGGCTTTCGCGTTGAACGGAAAAGAGGACATGGTGCAGAAAATGACAGAAGCCTTCTCCAGCAGAACTCTCACGGGGCTGGTGAAACAGGCGCAGAGACTGGCCAGCGATGGCTGCTCGCCCGCATACCGTGACCCGCAGGTGTGTTGCTCACGCACTGAAATGCTCGGCCCGAGACCCCAACTCCAACCGGGAGCAAACCACACCGAACTGCTCTCCGGATTATCTACTCCGGTCGGCGCCTCCCCGTGCGGATCAGCCCAGGATCTCCAAACCACTGCCCAGAGTAGGACCGCGACCCCGAAGCTACTGGCGGACAGAGCGTCCATGAGTCTGTCCAGCCGTAGCATCCAAGAAGAGGGTGAGAAGGCCACAAGAGTATCCAGAAAGTCTCGGAAAGGCTCTTTTAAAATTCGCTTGGGTAAACTCTTCAGAACTAAAAACACCAGCGTCTCAATGAACGTTCTTGACAAGAGACCATCCCTGGCATCGTCCACGTCCTCCACAGGTAGTCTGATGGACGTGTGGAGTTCGACTGCCGGGGACCAGGATGCGGGCAG CTCTTCCCAGCCCAGCAGGACCCACAGTGCCTTCTCCCCCGGCCCGTTCAGCCCCGTCTTCACTG GTGAGACTGTGTCCCTGGTGGACGTGGACATTTCTCGCAGAGGGGTGAACTCTCCGCACCCCCCCacgcctccaccccctccccgaCGGAGCCTCAGCCTGCTAG aTACCTTCCTCCGGGCCCTCCCCCGCCCCAATCCGTCACAGGCGGATGCTCCGCCCCCCTCCCAGTCAGGcccgccccctctcctctgtcctctcacCTGCCCCGATGCCAGCAGCTTTGCCACCAgcctgagagagctggagaag tgcggCTGGTACTGGGGTCCTATGAACTGGGAGGATGCTGAGATGAAGCTGAAGGGGAAGCCAGACGGGTCCTTCCTGGTGCGGGACAGCTCCGACCCGCGGTACATCCTGAGCCTCAGCTTCAGATCCCAAAACATCACGCACCACACCCGCATGGAGCACTACCGAG GTACCTTCAGCCTATGGTGTCACCCGCGCTTTGAAGACCGCTGCCACTCGGTGGTGGAGTTTATAGAGCGTGCCATCATGCACTCCAAGAACGGCAAATTCCTCTATTTCCTGCGTTCCCGTGTGCCCG GCCTGCCTCCCACGCCGGTGCAGCTCCTGTATCCCGTGTCCCGCTTCAGCAACATCAAATCCCTGCAGCACCTGTGCCGCTTCCGCATCCGGCAGCTGGTCCGGATCGACCACATCCAGGAGCTCCCCCTGCCCAA ATCTCTGATCGACTACCTAAGGAAATTCTACTACTATGACCCTGAGGAGGAGATGTACCTGTCAATCAAGGAGGCCCGCAGAGGCATGGGGGTGGAGCCAGTGGTGGAGTCTCAAACGTAG
- the socs7 gene encoding suppressor of cytokine signaling 7 isoform X3, whose protein sequence is MNNAKDMSPDFVLMRLVSGAEDDRLDEENGNLSSSGGVMAGFGKAVLGHRGNNIKNGFELDLNNTTGPVRPSPSSLYSSQRDSGTLAPDSGVMVTRPPMPDPPPPVAQSFQHRAGRGARPQLMVFRNLLGDGDGILECGPEQPAVVQSNETDGQDSSPASVTTSGINNSINCGVDVQQQNHLSQRPPWNFHPRVKSDVIADGSEVDGGGDGGLCPRHRVTDPNDWPPLLSFGILNPRWACTAGEINSHIDDPVFDLARKFGDLGVDQASKILFKDGELPQCPCQTILASAAAGIAHGDDPAETSDALLVLEGLGTEEVDGLGINNCSAEELNDASCPAFALNGKEDMVQKMTEAFSSRTLTGLVKQAQRLASDGCSPAYRDPQVCCSRTEMLGPRPQLQPGANHTELLSGLSTPVGASPCGSAQDLQTTAQSRTATPKLLADRASMSLSSRSIQEEGEKATRVSRKSRKGSFKIRLGKLFRTKNTSVSMNVLDKRPSLASSTSSTGSLMDVWSSTAGDQDAGSSSQPSRTHSAFSPGPFSPVFTDTFLRALPRPNPSQADAPPPSQSGPPPLLCPLTCPDASSFATSLRELEKCGWYWGPMNWEDAEMKLKGKPDGSFLVRDSSDPRYILSLSFRSQNITHHTRMEHYRGTFSLWCHPRFEDRCHSVVEFIERAIMHSKNGKFLYFLRSRVPGLPPTPVQLLYPVSRFSNIKSLQHLCRFRIRQLVRIDHIQELPLPKSLIDYLRKFYYYDPEEEMYLSIKEARRGMGVEPVVESQT, encoded by the exons ATGAATAACGCGAAAGATATGTCTCCCGATTTTGTATTGATGCGCTTGGTTTCTGGAGCTGAAGATGACCGCTTGGACGAGGAGAATGGGAATTTGTCGTCGAGCGGTGGAGTGATGGCTGGTTTCGGGAAAGCGGTCCTGGGTCATCGAGGCAACAACATCAAGAATGGATTTGAATTGGATCTAAATAACACAACAGGCCCAGTGCGCCCGAGTCCCTCCTCGCTGTATAGTTCACAGCGAGACAGCGGAACCCTAGCACCTGACAGTGGCGTGATGGTGACTCGACCCCCGATGCCTGATCCTCCGCCTCCAGTGGCCCAAAGCTTCCAGCACAGAGCGGGTAGGGGCGCACGGCCGCAGCTGATGGTCTTTCGGAACCTTCTCGGCGATGGGGACGGGATTTTAGAATGTGGACCGGAGCAACCTGCGGTAGTACAGAGCAACGAAACCGACGGACAAGATTCTAGCCCTGCCTCGGTTACGACAAGCGGTATCAATAACAGCATAAATTGTGGTGTTGATGTGCAACAGCAGAACCATCTTTCGCAGCGGCCACCGTGGAATTTTCATCCTCGGGTGAAATCGGACGTAATAGCGGACGGCAGTGAAGTGGACGGCGGCGGAGATGGAGGACTCTGCCCCCGGCATCGCGTCACGGACCCCAACGACTGGCCCCCGTTACTGAGTTTCGGCATTCTAAACCCGCGGTGGGCCTGCACGGCGGGGGAGATAAATTCCCACATTGATGATCCCGTCTTTGACTTGGCGAGAAAATTCGGAGATCTTGGGGTTGACCAGGCCTCCAAAATACTGTTCAAGGACGGGGAGCTGCCGCAATGCCCGTGTCAGACAATACTGGCGTCGGCAGCGGCGGGGATAGCTCACGGAGACGACCCGGCCGAGACCAGCGACGCTTTACTCGTGTTGGAGGGACTGGGTACCGAGGAGGTAGACGGTCTGGGCATTAACAATTGCTCGGCAGAGGAACTTAATGACGCATCTTGTCCGGCTTTCGCGTTGAACGGAAAAGAGGACATGGTGCAGAAAATGACAGAAGCCTTCTCCAGCAGAACTCTCACGGGGCTGGTGAAACAGGCGCAGAGACTGGCCAGCGATGGCTGCTCGCCCGCATACCGTGACCCGCAGGTGTGTTGCTCACGCACTGAAATGCTCGGCCCGAGACCCCAACTCCAACCGGGAGCAAACCACACCGAACTGCTCTCCGGATTATCTACTCCGGTCGGCGCCTCCCCGTGCGGATCAGCCCAGGATCTCCAAACCACTGCCCAGAGTAGGACCGCGACCCCGAAGCTACTGGCGGACAGAGCGTCCATGAGTCTGTCCAGCCGTAGCATCCAAGAAGAGGGTGAGAAGGCCACAAGAGTATCCAGAAAGTCTCGGAAAGGCTCTTTTAAAATTCGCTTGGGTAAACTCTTCAGAACTAAAAACACCAGCGTCTCAATGAACGTTCTTGACAAGAGACCATCCCTGGCATCGTCCACGTCCTCCACAGGTAGTCTGATGGACGTGTGGAGTTCGACTGCCGGGGACCAGGATGCGGGCAG CTCTTCCCAGCCCAGCAGGACCCACAGTGCCTTCTCCCCCGGCCCGTTCAGCCCCGTCTTCACTG aTACCTTCCTCCGGGCCCTCCCCCGCCCCAATCCGTCACAGGCGGATGCTCCGCCCCCCTCCCAGTCAGGcccgccccctctcctctgtcctctcacCTGCCCCGATGCCAGCAGCTTTGCCACCAgcctgagagagctggagaag tgcggCTGGTACTGGGGTCCTATGAACTGGGAGGATGCTGAGATGAAGCTGAAGGGGAAGCCAGACGGGTCCTTCCTGGTGCGGGACAGCTCCGACCCGCGGTACATCCTGAGCCTCAGCTTCAGATCCCAAAACATCACGCACCACACCCGCATGGAGCACTACCGAG GTACCTTCAGCCTATGGTGTCACCCGCGCTTTGAAGACCGCTGCCACTCGGTGGTGGAGTTTATAGAGCGTGCCATCATGCACTCCAAGAACGGCAAATTCCTCTATTTCCTGCGTTCCCGTGTGCCCG GCCTGCCTCCCACGCCGGTGCAGCTCCTGTATCCCGTGTCCCGCTTCAGCAACATCAAATCCCTGCAGCACCTGTGCCGCTTCCGCATCCGGCAGCTGGTCCGGATCGACCACATCCAGGAGCTCCCCCTGCCCAA ATCTCTGATCGACTACCTAAGGAAATTCTACTACTATGACCCTGAGGAGGAGATGTACCTGTCAATCAAGGAGGCCCGCAGAGGCATGGGGGTGGAGCCAGTGGTGGAGTCTCAAACGTAG